The sequence below is a genomic window from Glycine max cultivar Williams 82 chromosome 20, Glycine_max_v4.0, whole genome shotgun sequence.
TGCGGCTGCGAGTGCGAGTGCGAGGAGGGGTGGCACTcgcagtggtggtggtggtggtggaggagggaGGGCGTGACATGAAGGGAAAGGAACACCCAAACCACACCGAATCAGAGGAGCCATTCATTTCTTTTCAAAGCCTTGCTTCTCACCGCTCTTTTCGCTTAACTCCTTCCACCAAACCATTTTCTATCCTTCCTTTTTTTAGACTGCCACCCAATCATAGGCCCCTAAGCCCAACTCACGGCCCCAGCTCGATCAATTACTTCTCATTATATTTTCACAATCAAtaattctataaatatttttgtttttttactcaaaaGACTTTATTTAATCAAGTTATCTTATGAATAGTTTTATTCTAGAAATTCCTAAATAAATGAGATAGTGACACTTGTACCCTTCTTATCAAATCTGAGCCCAATACTGATGTATTTATTCTGACCCCAACGAGTGGAATGGTTCAGAGACCTATTTTTGTTAAGGGTTATCACAGTCATATCAGCAAACATAAAACATGATAACTATTTGAAAGTTTGCATGGTGCCTTCAAAAATCATGAGAATTTTGGTAAGGTtgttttttaaccaaaaaattatcatgttatttatcttctcattaattaaagaattttttgttttttctaaattagttcttacttttttattgattaaaaaaataactaagtaCCAAAATCCTCGTAATTTTTCAAGGGTTCATAGAGATTCTCTTACTATTTTTTCAACCTATTGGTGGATAAACCTAACCTGCTTAAAAAGCGGATAAGAACGAATTAGATCGTCTTATCACCCTGTACATTCATTGTTGGCGGTGTATGCTAAAAAGTCGTGCAAACTACAGACTTATATAAGTAACAACCAATCTAAGTACTTTCATGTGACGTGATACTTTCCTCGTACGGTTCTTCAACACAGTCACGTTCATCTTGCTCCTTGTGTTGTGGGTGCTCTTTTGACCTTGTGTTCCATAACTCGAGATTGAAAACTAGAATtagtttcaattatattttttgtccttatatcttaatttataagttattttggtTCTGTTAGTTTTAACTGTTTATATTTAATCTATCTAATTTCTTAATTGTTAAAACTAGATTTCTCACCACAAAAATTTGTCAAACAATTAATAGAaatgtattgttttatttaaatttacaaatggaaaagtatataatttgtttaataaaacaacaaaaaatgactttcattacatttttatttttatttactttttatacgttatttttatttaattatttcatacATTTTTTGCTAATTTATACGAATAAATTATGTGCCACACATTTGTTATATCTTAATTATTGgataaaaattttacatttgaacaattaaaaaaactgaGGACTATGCGATCAATTAATTAACaggacaaattaaaatataagaaccaAAATCACAATTATTGTCCTCATCATCGTCCTCTATTGAAAGGTTCTACGACTTAGGTTTGGATCTTTCTTAACTTaaagaaagcaaaagataatttaaattaaaaacttggACCAGAATTAACGCACATCAACTAGAAACTAGAAACACTCGTTTTCGCTATTTCTCGTGAACATTGTCTCTTACCATATTATCGCTAGCAATATCAAACACCGACCTTTTGTTTTTAAGCACtgattttgattcttatatCTCAAAAATTTAACAACTACCGTAGCAATTTGGAGATATTGGCATATCTTGTTGCTAGCTTCTCCATGGATAGTTCTTCCAATTCAGTGATGGAGGATGAAGTTGAGTCAACAACCTTACATTCTGCCCCATCATTTGCAATATACAACAATCTTCATGGAGATGATGACATCACCCCTGAAGAAGTTTTGAAGAGAACTGTTTTGGTTGGACAGAGTTTGGAAGCTACAGGCAGTGGTGACTTCAGCTTTGGGAGTAACAAGATGGATTTGATTGAGGAAGGagagaatgagaatgagaataatGATTGGTCAACTGGGATTCGGAATTTGAGTATTGAGGAGGAAGATGTTCAGCCAGCTAGTCCCCCCATGTATCTGGCAGCAGGGCTTGGGGTTGATGCTGATGTAGGATTTGATAAATTTATCAGCGATGATGTATTTAATCCCAGTTTGGAAGAAAGTGAGGATCTTGAAGGGTATTACAAGCGGATGGTTGATGAGTACCCCTGCCACCCTTTGGTTCTCAAAAAGTATGCTCAGCTTTTACAAGTGAGTTGTCTGTCATGAAATGAAACTGATTGTATATATTGCAGGTTTTGGTTTAGTTTGTGTTCTTAGAAAGACATAAATTTTGATTCTGAAATGAATAGATGCAGGTCCTGATTTTGGATTTATATGGGACgctacatattttttataaatcccATGAGGCATGCTTATAACTCATAAGCTATTGCTGCCACATATTTCACGACCATTATGAccccttttttaaaaataatttatataagactTAATTATGTTTCTAGGAGACATTCATGGTTGACAAATGAAGCTCTATTGTATAATCATCTTCTTTTAGTTTCACAGGTTTCTCATAGTTCTTCTGAGATGCTGACATCTAACTTTTGTCATCCAATGATAGTCTAATGGAGACCTTCAAGGAGCTCAGGAGTACTTTCTTCAGGCTACCGTGGCAGATCCTAATGATGGTGAAATCTTGATGCAGTATGCGAAGCTGGTGTGGGAGAACCATCATGACAAGGATAGAGCAATGGTCTATTTTGAACGTGCAGTTCAAGCAGCACCACAAGACAGGTAGATAACCCCAGCCAAACTATCCATCTCACTTTAAAGGAAATATGGCATGGGCACTGTGtttttcaaaagctaaaaatatCATCAAGTCAGTACTTAGTACTGGCCTAAAAGTTGCTCTTCAACCTCATTGTAGCTTCCAGAAACTGAAAGCTTGTCTTTAAAGTTGCAAAATGTTGACCTTTCCATGACTAGAAGATAACGGCAAACATGTAATATATCCTTTTCAGCAATGTTCTTGCAGCATATACTAGTTTTCTCTGGAATATTGAAGATGATGAGAATGAAGATAGAAAACATGAAATTCAGgtacttttttctctttctgttCTTATCTTTCCCTAGCAGTCGTTTTGTCGTCCAAATGACACaagtttgttatttaataatactCACGGTTTATATTTGAGTGCAGAGTGACATGGAAATACAAAAGACTGAACCTGTAAAGCCCTCCAAAGAAGAAAGTGGACAAGTGATTGATGCAGCAAATGTTACAACAGCTAATTTTGGTGAAGAAAGCAATGTTGAAGATTATTTGAAGAAGATGGTTGATGAAAATCCAAGCAATCCTCTGTTTCTGAAAAAGTATGCTCAGTTTCTGTTACAGGtgaggttttttttattttatttttaatgttcacAATTCAGTCACCATATCTTTTAGGAATTATGTTAGGCATGATTGAACACCAAGAGATGCTTCTTTGTCTAAATTTTTCAATGTATTAATACATGAAAGCTTCTGAAGCTGTCTTAATATTCTGACTGAAGAAAATCTTTTTACCATAGTTTTTCTGTTCCTTTTTTCCTAaaagtctaaaaaaaaattgttgttgttgggttTGTTGGGGGTGAAAATCCTTAGACAGAACACTCATTTATGGCTTTAAACAAGTCAACAACCTGCCTCTTACAAGGGATTTTATCAGTAGTAGAAGCAAACAACTGAGGCATAAACTATGATCAGTTAGTTGAGCTTCTCTTGGTTTAAAATGAAAActtttttgaagtttgaactttAGCCCCTTCATATATGCAAGTGTGATCATCAATTTAGCACGAGGGTAAATATGAGAATGCACTTGATTATAGACTTATTATTACTTAGTTTATGGTTAGAAAATTCCGACTCTTATAAAATTGCATTCCCCCTCACCCCTCTCTGCTTTAAATGTACAGTCCAAGCGAGATCTTCAAGCAGCAGAGGATTACTACTCACGTGCGGTAGTAGCTGATCCCAGTGATGGTGAAATGATATCAGAATATGCTAATCTGGTGTGGGAACTTCATCATGATCAGGAAAAAGCTTCTTTTTTGTTTGAGCAAGCAGTTCAGGCTACCCCTGGGGATAGGTACAGTTTTGGAGAACACTTCTATAAAATGTTGTTAGTTAACATGTCTATAATGCTAAAATATAGGAGAGAAAAATCCATAGGTAACTAGGTCCTTCTTGATTTAGAGTAAAGCCTACTTTGAAAGAATTGTT
It includes:
- the LOC100783167 gene encoding uncharacterized protein, encoding MDSSSNSVMEDEVESTTLHSAPSFAIYNNLHGDDDITPEEVLKRTVLVGQSLEATGSGDFSFGSNKMDLIEEGENENENNDWSTGIRNLSIEEEDVQPASPPMYLAAGLGVDADVGFDKFISDDVFNPSLEESEDLEGYYKRMVDEYPCHPLVLKKYAQLLQSNGDLQGAQEYFLQATVADPNDGEILMQYAKLVWENHHDKDRAMVYFERAVQAAPQDSNVLAAYTSFLWNIEDDENEDRKHEIQSDMEIQKTEPVKPSKEESGQVIDAANVTTANFGEESNVEDYLKKMVDENPSNPLFLKKYAQFLLQSKRDLQAAEDYYSRAVVADPSDGEMISEYANLVWELHHDQEKASFLFEQAVQATPGDSNVLAAYTCFLWETDDAES